TGTTTCACATCTGAACAGAAAACCACTACCTTGCATGAGTTGAGTGTTTTATGCTCATACACAGTAACTGTTACTCCGTCACAAAGCTTTTCGATTTTTCGTAGGTTTTTTTCTTGGCTCTCATTTTTCACGTTGACAAAAATTCTACcgtctttgtttttttttgcactggCCACTTCTCCACAATAAGCCTTTAAGACTCTGTCCACGAGCACTGGAGATACTCCGTGGAAGTTCCGGCCTTCCTCTTTTCTCTCCAGGACCATTATTTTGCCTCCGGTGCCCCCACCGGAGGTTTCCCCCAAACGGGGGAAACTAGAGTAGTTCATGTATTAAAATTTGCATGATCGTTCAATCGTTTTGTATTCACTTTCTGTTGTCAGAGTTTATTCACCGACCGGCACTATAGTAGGTTCAATTCGCACCCGTTGGACGAACGTTTACCTTGCAATTCTGTTGACGGGCACTTTAACCGGCGCGGTTGGGTATGTAATATGACTCCTCTCGGACGTAAAATAAACTCGACTGAACTCTACCGTGGTTAAGCTCAGAATGTAGAACATCTGATTTgacatatctaaatcgtaaatcataCGCATGGTCTCTAAAGACCTATTTTGACACAATGCGGTACTATTGGTTTTGTACTGAGGGTAGTTGATGTGGTAGACCCTTtaggtctgaactccagaacgatttggagaacttagaacatccggtttgacGTATGCAAATCGTAAATCATACGCATGGTCTCTAAGTACCTATACGATCACAATGTGGTACTATGGGTTCTGTACTGAGGGTAGTTGACGTGGTAGACTCTTAAGGTTTGAACTCTAGAATGATTTGGATAACTTAGAATATCCGATCTGGATATATctaaatcgttaatcatacgcatggcctctaaggCCTCCAATTTGGTCCGAGGTTAGTTGACGTGGTAGATCCTTTAGGTCTGAACTCCAGCcatagcagcacacatgtttcacataggcTACTGCAAATCATATGTGGCCAGATTTAGTCACGATCAAGTTGCAGCAACCatttttgcctgacttgtgctactcgggagaatgatttggagaacttaggaCATCCGATTAGAACATATCTAAATCGCAAATCATACGCAAAGCCTCTAAGGACCTATGCGGACACAATGGTTTTGTACCGAGGGTAGTTGACGTGGTAGATCCTTTAGGTCTGACaaccagaatgatttggagaacctaaTACACCTGCAGGAATATTGACAACATGACGTTCCCCATctttaaaataatgtttaagacattttagtaaaaaaaaaacaatgataaaAACGTGTTGCTTCTTGCTTGGTATTATTGTGAAATTTTCGTCCATATACTGTCGATCCTTCCACTGGTGATTACTGATTGTGGGTGTGGCCGATCATCAATCTGAGGTcagtttcggaaaatttatgagCTGGCGATTATTTGATATAAACGGTATATAAACATGTAATTTTGGCTGAGAAATGCCAGAGATTTTGCTGACTCCAATCCGGGTAAATATGACCCGAACACCGtaagtgtgagtttttttttgtgcacTGTAGGAaggtcaaataaaaaaatcagttctGTTTTCCTTCGATCTAACTTGTATTCCGTGTGGAATACGTCAACCTCCGCCCATGGTTTATGCGTCCAATCTTTGATTCTAGTGGAGTAAACTTATCTTGTGGTAACAGATGCATACTATCAATATCCGAATTGCCGGAATCTTCGTTATTGTTCCACAATTTATGCACCCAAACGCATTCAACATTCGGTGAAAAATGAACGCTGTTGCCATCCACCGAACAGTCTTCAATTGAGACGATCTAAAAAACAGGTGAAATTTAAACGAACGACAATCCAGAGTGAACTCATTTCCAATACCTTGATATTCGTTGGTAGATACTGCATGTCACTTGGTATCACCATTCCCTGCAGTCGGAGAGATGATAACTGCGGAAAGTGCATCAACACGTCACGTAGGCGACTGAGATGGTCCTGGGGGAAAATGTTCCGTACTTGAAGCTCCCTTATGCCCTCCAGATGTGACCATAAGAAAGCAAACCATATGGCATCGTAGCAGTAGCATTGTGTGGGTTTCAGCAAAAGTTTTCGAAAATGAGATAATCCAGCTGGATTAGCCATTTCCATACTACGGCCCAAGGAAGGATAACGCATATCAATCACCAGCTGATCAGCGTGAATCGCATCTTGTAGGTGCAGTAGCTTCAGCATATCCATATCACAATTCAATGAGCGCAGTTGTGGTGCAATAAGCTTGAGAGGCTTTTGTAGAATCAATGAATGAACTGTCAGCTCGGTTAGGTTTTCGCAAGTCAACGCATGGTCGGTAGGATCAACTCTCACATATGCCAAGAAGATGTTTCTTAGATTGCTAAAGATAGCCGCGAATGTGGTCGCTACGGAAACTCCGATTAGTTTTATCTTGGAGAATAGGGGAGTTTGATGTGACGATATGTTTTCTAGCTCGACGGGATCTGGAACGAATGCTCCCCTCAACGGTTTTCGACTAAACATGTAAATCGAACGCAGTTTAGGACACTCGTGCAACTCAATGCGAACATTGTTGCGTATAACGCAACGTTGGATGTTTAGAGTTTCCAAATTTGGTGTTATCAGTGCTAAAACATAAGTTGGTGACTGATAGTTATTACTGATTTGCCTGTGCTCAAAATCcattttttgaatattattcATCGGTAGCATAAAAAATGTGTGATGCAAAGCTTCATCATCGTGCCGCAATCCATCCGGTGGGGAAATATCAATGACTAGTATGTTTATTTTAATCACATCATTCAACAGGTTTCTGTGATGCTGCAGAAATGCAATAAACTGAGCGTAGTGAGCCATTATGCGCAAGGTGTGCATTTTCCATCGTTGATGACAATACTGCAGCACAGTGGCGAACCTCCCGTCGATCAATAACTCATTCTTCAATGACCGCATCGAACAACTAAATTTAGAGTACTCTCGTGAACTGCCACAcagcacttccagaggaatgcAAATGTCATCCCAATTTTTTGATCGCTTTGAGTCGGGTTTCGATAGATGGAGAGTAGCCTTGTCGGCCATGCAGTGCATTCCAATCACCCGGTACCATCGTTTATTCACCAGCGATAGATTAGACCTGAGCTCTTTCCAGCTCAAATGGTTAAAAATTTGCAGTAGTAGTTTGTTTGGAAGCGCTTCGATCGACATTGCAAGTATACTACTGACTGACTATCGAGCCGACAGATGATGATCGCAAACAAGTGAGTCAAAAAGTCAGCTGGGTATTCCCACTACGGGGTATTTACATATTTATCACCTGCAATTAATTATTGCGTCGCATGGAGAACGTTACATAGTACGGTAGTTAATGTTTTATAAGTTTCATTCGTGATAATAATGTAGTTTTAAGCGAAACTATGAGATATGGTTTATATACGTTTCAAAACCATTTTGCTGATTCAAGCTCCTGATTCAATACGATGTAGAGGTTACTGTGGTAATAGAGTggcccaagcttatatggaaaaagtgaaaagtctggaatttcaaaccttgcaccataaaatgacagtttgggggtccctgaagctcccctgaaaatttcagctcattcggtccagtggttggcgtgcgcaaatggctcaaagtttgtatggaaaaagtgatccaaatgtatggggaaacgcaaccgtttcagttttttgcttctaggtggcgctgtagtcgacggattcctgttgtggacaaaatgtagaaccttttttatataaggaagcgactggtgaagaccggatgtaaatccctttgaaattggccaagttataagcatccaaagtcgaaggatccttcctcccccaaaagttatcgacccatcagccttctctcagggttatccaagctattcgaaaaagctattcatcatcggttacttgagtctgccgaaaatctcaacatcttgctcgaggaacagtttggtttccgacgcggtcgatcaactgtacaccaactgacccgagttaccaacgtcctcagacggaacaagtttgtctcgaaaacatccgccatggccttactcgatgtcgagaaggcatttgacaatgtatggcatgatggcctggtgtacaaactacaacgctacaatcttcccagctacctggtgaaaatcatcaacaattacctgtcggcaaggacattccgggtctcaatcagcggagcgagttccaatgcgcacaacatcgtcgcaggcgtcccccagggcagtatcctcaggcccctgcttttcaatctgttcacctccgacatgccagaacctccaaaAGGAGGCATTCTATCTCTGTTCGCAGAtaacacctccatcgtctataacggtagagtgatcagagcgctagtggcaaaactccaaagaggcctggatgccctgacagagtacctcaccagctggaagatctgtatcaacgcagCGAAgccccaggtcatcattttcccccactcttaatttcctaaacttgttccgcctggggactgtaaaatcatcctcaatggcacgactgtggaatgggccaatgaggccggctaccttggcttgaccctcgacagcaagcttattttcaggcaacaggttgacaaaacggtgacaaagtgtaacgtcttgttgaaactactgtaccctttgatcaaccgccggtcgtcattgtccctaaaaaataagcttgctgtctacaagcaaatcatcctccctgcgatcgaatacggcatgccagtctgggagagctgcgctaaaacccaccacctcaaacttcaacgggtccaaaacaaattcctgaggatgatcctcaacatccctcccaggacaagaacatccgaggtccaccatcggtcgggataaaaaccttacataaACGCTTTAGTGAgtataaagaaaagtttagggtccgttgcctgcactcggatcaggctccaattagggcgctagttccaatctaggttatcaaattttttattgtaaatattagtgtacatagtagttaggttatcaaattttaaaaaacacaccagcgcctcctaaaggccgtcatgatatatcatattaacactcaaataacaatataaacatgaaaatttaaaattgaagttggagggccaagccggccgagcactgtacatgtagaaaaataataattgtagaacagaaaatgatgaaataaagaagaattttactactactactaccgaccattgcggcggcgatgcaggcgtattcggtgccgtgcgaaattaaatgcatgattatcacgcaatctctCGAATTTTTATCcaattggtaaatactttccgaGTTGTTTTCGGACATCGTTATGCCCGTTGCATCAGTTTTAGAACGATATTATATAATCGTTACAGACAGAGGTACAGAaggacagaaagacagagagacctgggatattatataagttatatatttttcaaacaacagttttaatgtttatagcagtggtgctcagcactttgggcgTTTTTTCCTCAATTTGCTTCTCACTCAATAAAAAAGAACTTCGACCATACAAATTGGcacttggtcgaaagctttcaaatatatctatctgctaagggtaataaaacggatattggtgttaaattcactccgtacgaaacgaacaaagcaaaacaaaggtgcggcccgcgggccgcagtgtaattttactttgatcaagtcgtacggagtgatttcaacaccaatattcgttttaatatcctcagctgatagatatatttgaaagctttcgtccaagtactaacttgtTAGAAGAAAACTCTTTTTCATTGTGTGACAAGCAAATTAATGAGAAAAACGcccaaaatgctgagcaccactggtttatagcataatttattaactgtataaaactacaaagttatcaacaaacaacacttatacctatattaattatttatttcaactgctaggccttcctttataacagagcgagtgcaacctggaaaattttgcctatgatgttgaacaactttgagaagatattgaagctgttcttcattttttgtcagttttGCACAAAAAGTTTAACTCCTCTTTCAGCACAGTGATTCCctaccaaaaatgaattaattttatttctactttcaacaaattcttccaattcatcCCATATACTAAGATcttctttgagaaaattttcagatattccagaaatttcaaaaaaaattcatcgtattttgagaaacaaaatccgaaagcgtacaagaagtcaacttatcgatcgtagatactttcaattttatttttcttacttaATCACCCTTACAAGATTTTAAATTGTGTGCCATTTCTTTTCTCTCATCAGTAGATATTTCTGGGTCGAAAAAACCCAGAGCGACTAGTTCTTCACTCAAGTACCATAGATGATTTGAAAATCTTGAAGCCGTAGCCATATACACATTTCTCGATTGATCAGGGAAAGCATCTCGtaaagttatcattttttttttagatcatttcgtgctgctgatgagggtaaaggagctttaaaccaagaccaaatgtaaactcataaaataaaagcacacattactggaatttttcgcctttcatcatcggtcatgtcaaattggcctctaaacagccatattttaagacaatatattgctttcgccatccatctggcattgctatgtgctcctggtggcgaaaatttaattcttttcacaccaagaaatgctaaagataaatttagcaactctttatagtcttgtcgttgctgttgaatattgagttggtttttcaaaaattcaatcaaatgttgTGTTTCATCACCAAGGATCTCAATAGTATAGCTAGTATAGCAGCTAGTATAGGAgtcattatttttgatttacttCGCTCGGAAAACGCTCTACTAGTGGAGGGTTTCTCATCTGGAAGCAAGACATAAAAATATTGACATATAGTAGAAGTTACCATCTTATTTGATTATATTCTTACCTCCTCCATCAATAGTAAAAACGCTGGTAGCTGATTGAGATTCCAAGGAAGGCTCTGGTCCCGTTGTTGGTTCTTCTTCGATTTTGCCTTTTTCAACTCTCGCAAAGGCAGATCCAGGCCTTCCAACTTCCCTTTGCAGAATAAGGAACTGTTTATCCTTatcgtttttaatcaaatttaatgcatTTCGTCGAGCAATGTCAAACAATCGATCCAAATTATTAATGAAACTAAACTCTTGCTCTTTCTGTTTCTCTCCCgcgtgagaagattttttgataattgctcgcattttgttaaataattttaggagcttaacaacagcattgtagtgttgcattagaggaattctatatttctcccaaaaaaattgaagttcAGTTACTACAGTTTTAGCAACTGGTTTTATACTcaagtgttgatttttcattataaaacgcatccgaccaagcacatcaccgtttgaaggcaactttacacctttaaaactttcaattgggACAACAAGTTCCATACTTAATTCTTCCTTAGATTTTGAATCCATTTTATGTATTCCACTTGCACGATCAAATATCACAAAAGCAAGAAGCACATTTTTCTTGCAGTACCAGTGGTTTTGGAGATACAACGATTTGAAGAGTGTAAAattagttacgttatatcgaggtatacctgtagaaataaagagcttttatttgatttgttaataCAACAAATAGGCCTAATTATTAGTTagcctcaaataaaaatatacagccaTCCAGC
The nucleotide sequence above comes from Armigeres subalbatus isolate Guangzhou_Male chromosome 3, GZ_Asu_2, whole genome shotgun sequence. Encoded proteins:
- the LOC134221758 gene encoding uncharacterized protein LOC134221758, giving the protein MSIEALPNKLLLQIFNHLSWKELRSNLSLVNKRWYRVIGMHCMADKATLHLSKPDSKRSKNWDDICIPLEVLCGSSREYSKFSCSMRSLKNELLIDGRFATVLQYCHQRWKMHTLRIMAHYAQFIAFLQHHRNLLNDVIKINILVIDISPPDGLRHDDEALHHTFFMLPMNNIQKMDFEHRQISNNYQSPTYVLALITPNLETLNIQRCVIRNNVRIELHECPKLRSIYMFSRKPLRGAFVPDPVELENISSHQTPLFSKIKLIGVSVATTFAAIFSNLRNIFLAYVRVDPTDHALTCENLTELTVHSLILQKPLKLIAPQLRSLNCDMDMLKLLHLQDAIHADQLVIDMRYPSLGRSMEMANPAGLSHFRKLLLKPTQCYCYDAIWFAFLWSHLEGIRELQVRNIFPQDHLSRLRDVLMHFPQLSSLRLQGMVIPSDMQYLPTNIKIVSIEDCSVDGNSVHFSPNVECVWVHKLWNNNEDSGNSDIDSMHLLPQDKFTPLESKIGRINHGRRLTYSTRNTS